From Methanobacterium congolense, one genomic window encodes:
- a CDS encoding chorismate mutase yields MDREEALRLLQDSRNKIDEMDEEIINLIERRTSLARDILNAKIVLGIEIEDKKREAFIQEKIKEIAREKKIDEVSLTRIMKILASMSKREQEKILRRGKHG; encoded by the coding sequence GTGGATAGGGAAGAAGCTTTAAGACTACTTCAGGATTCAAGAAATAAGATAGATGAGATGGATGAAGAGATAATAAATCTCATTGAAAGAAGAACATCCCTTGCAAGAGACATACTCAATGCCAAGATCGTACTGGGCATTGAAATTGAGGATAAAAAGAGAGAAGCATTTATTCAGGAAAAGATCAAAGAAATAGCAAGGGAAAAGAAAATTGATGAAGTCAGCCTTACCCGTATAATGAAGATACTCGCGAGTATGAGTAAAAGAGAACAAGAAAAAATTTTAAGGAGGGGAAAGCATGGGTAA
- a CDS encoding 30S ribosomal protein S17e yields the protein MGNIRTSFVKRTAKELIETYEGQFTTDFDKNKKLVEEFSTVSTKHLRNKIAGYVTRVVRQQS from the coding sequence ATGGGTAACATACGAACATCATTCGTTAAAAGAACAGCTAAAGAGCTGATCGAAACTTACGAGGGCCAGTTCACAACTGATTTTGATAAGAACAAAAAATTAGTTGAAGAGTTCTCAACAGTCAGTACAAAACATTTAAGAAACAAGATAGCTGGATACGTAACCAGAGTAGTTAGGCAGCAGTCCTAA